In Rhodothermus marinus DSM 4252, a single genomic region encodes these proteins:
- the rimM gene encoding ribosome maturation factor RimM (Essential for efficient processing of 16S rRNA) translates to MERVDPDELLLMGYVARAHGVRGAFKVVPETDDPTRFETLETIYVGRSPETARPVRLERVQYQPTRRGLIVLLQVAEVTDRDAAQALRGLRVYARRSDLPPLAEGEFFLHDLIGLRVETEAGETVGTVIEVLEMPAHLIYVVGRPGRPHAMVPDVEVFVRELDLEGRRLVIRPIEGLLD, encoded by the coding sequence ATGGAGCGGGTAGATCCGGACGAGTTGCTGCTGATGGGCTATGTGGCCCGGGCGCATGGTGTCCGGGGTGCCTTCAAGGTGGTTCCCGAAACGGACGATCCCACGCGCTTTGAAACGCTGGAGACGATCTACGTCGGGCGTTCGCCGGAGACGGCCCGCCCGGTGCGCCTGGAGCGCGTGCAGTACCAGCCCACGCGGCGCGGGCTGATCGTGCTGCTGCAGGTGGCCGAGGTCACCGACCGCGACGCGGCGCAGGCGCTCCGGGGCCTGCGGGTTTACGCCCGGCGGTCCGACCTGCCCCCGCTGGCCGAAGGGGAATTCTTCCTGCACGATCTGATCGGGTTGCGGGTGGAGACCGAAGCGGGCGAGACCGTCGGTACCGTCATCGAAGTGCTGGAGATGCCCGCCCACCTGATCTATGTGGTGGGCCGTCCGGGCCGTCCGCATGCGATGGTGCCGGACGTCGAGGTCTTCGTGCGGGAGCTGGACCTTGAAGGCCGGCGGCTCGTTATACGCCCGATCGAAGGGTTGCTGGACTGA